The genomic region caaccccccttccctctgggctCTTGCGAAGAACTGTCTCAATTGCTTCGAACTGCAGCTGAGTGGATCCACCTCTTTCTCCGACTCTGATCTCTGCCCAGAGATGAAATGGGTGGGTTGTTGGTGGGAAGGGTCTGGATTTGAATTGTATATTCACATGCAATAACTTCCAGGATTCACCTACCTGATGTAAACTCCAAGTGATAATACAAACAGGACAAACAGTCCCCAAATATGTCGGATGCAAAGGACGTGACAACTGACTGTCCTCCTGGTACAAAACTGGGGGGTTagtctcacacacactcttctTCACAAAGCGAAAGTAAGTCAGTGCACGAGTaagagaggggctggctgggcacgGGGCTCCGGATGCTGCTGGTCAAGGTTCCGATGCTGGTGCTGGCTGTACGTGGCTCAcccctccccttctttcccctACCCCATAGGGACCCAAACAATCCCCCatgtggcccctggccccagcatcGCCCCGGCCCTGGTGGGCTCAAGTCAGCAATCACAGCCCAGGTAGCCTGGCCACACTGCACGCAGGGATCCAGCAGCCGGGTCCGCTCCAGGGACTGCTCCCCCCAATCCCCGCAGTGCCACTGACTGCTCTCCCCAATCCCTCAGTGCTACTGACTGCTgcccttagcccccccccccgcctggagctctctggcacccgcaccccgcCCTGAGCctgacaggccccgcccccgcctgcagggggTGCCCCGGGCCAGGGCCCCCCCGAAAGGGGAGATGAGGgcccgctgggggaggggcggggacggGTTCAGCTCCAGCACCCGCCCCGCTCTCGGCTCCAGACCCGGCCGCGGCTCGCTCGCTCCAGACCCGGCCTCCGCagcgccgggggggcggggatcACGGGCTGGAAGCGGGCCCCGCGGGGAACGCTCCgcaggctccccccgcccccgcggcgcctcttccgccccccccccccccccgcgcggggcgcggggcccggggccacGTGACCCCCgccggagggggcagggctgtccccGAGACGGGCCCCCCCGCAGGGCGGTGGGCGGGGCAGCCTGTCCCGCCCCCGGGTCCCGGCCGCTCGGCTCCGCACCTGCTCGCCCGCCCGGGGGCCCCGAGGCTGGGCCGGCGCCTGTCGGGCGGGGCTGCGGCCCGGGCCCACGCCGCTCCCGCTGCCATGGCAACAGGCCGCGTgcgccgccgggcggggcggAAGGGCCGCGGCGCGCGCTGCCGGGCGGCGCCCTGCGGGGCGGAAGGGCCGCGCTTCCGGACATGCGCAGTCGGGCGGCTGCCGCTCTCGTTCCTGCGCACGTGTGCTGGGCCGGGAGCCTGCAGCTGCCGCGGGGGCCGAGCCCGGCCTGTGTCTCCGCTGGCCCGATGGCGGAGGAGGCCTTGTTCCGGAGCGAGCACCCCGTGAGCGCCAGCGAGGATGAGGTAGGAGCGGCAGCGAGCTGGGGGGGGCCCGGCTGCTGTCGGGAGCGCGCAGGCCCCCCGGGGCGGGCAGGGAAAGGGATCCTGGGGGACTCgaggggcagtgggggcggggcgcgggggggcTCGTGCGGGGCAGTGGGCGCCGTGCCAGAATGCCCCGCCCCAGAGGTCCTGGtgcccccctgtgcccctcccagcGGGCGGATCCCCCCTGGGGAGCGCCCCGTGCCAGCTCGGGCTGTGCTAACTTGGTCCGCTTTGCGCCAGGGGGACGGCGATGAGGAGAAGCGGCATCAGCAGCTCctggaggctgtcagctccctcgCTGGAAGGAAGCGGTGAGTGTTAGGGAAGCGCTTGCCCGCCCCCCAAGGCTCGGCTGTGGGGGGCTCCTAGGTGCACTCATGTCCAGGCTCCCTTGGCTCTCCTCATGTGCtcagggcagctgcagcagcagccaagccCCCTCCGTGTCTGGGAGGCAGCTTGCGCCCCATGCGCCCATCACAGCCATAGAACAAGGCTCCGTGTCTGGGAGGCAGCTTGTGCCCATCACAGCCATAGAACAAGGCTCctccagtctgaccccctgccaGGACGCAGGAATGGGTTCCCCTGCACTGGACTGCTTGCTGCAacggggggctgctcctgggctgcACACAAGGGGTCTCCATGCCTCCCGCCTCCTCTCTTCCAGGCGGAAGCTGGCGGAGCGCACCGAGGCGAGCGTGCAGGTGTCCGAATTCAATCTCAGCTGTGAAGGTGAGCTGCTGCTAGGGCTGTGTTGGGCCTCCTCCGAGCGGTGTCTGCAGCTGCCACGCAGGGCTCCCCAGGCATAACTGGGTCACTTCTTCCCTCTTCCCTGGCCGAGCGTGGGCAGCTGCGCTGGGCTGCCAGCGGCGAGGGTGCAGGAAGCCAGCAGATGGTTCCCTCTTGGTGCCCTCTGCTGGGAGCTCGGACATCCTGCCTGTGCTGGTTCCCACAGGCGCCGGGGAGAGGCTGGTCCTGCCTGAGCTGCTGGGCTCCATCCGGGCCTCGTCCTCCCTGAGCACCGTGAAGAAGCAGTTGAATCGAGTCAAGCAGAAGAAGTCTGTGGAGCTGCCACTCAGCAAAGAGGAGTCGGAGCGGGTGAGCGGGcgtgcggggtggggggcagggcgggagtggGGACTGGAGCCAGGGGCGGCCATGGCGATAAGCAGTGTCCGTCTGTCAGGCGAGTGCCGCTTCCCCGCTGGGCTACTTGCTGGCTTTCCTTGCTAGGCCGCCCTCAGGGCCTGGCCTCTTCGCAGGCCTGGGCCTGTTCTGTGCTCACAggctctccctggggctgcaggttgTGCGGGAGGCTGCCTACAGCAAGACGTCGAAGGCCGTGGCCAAGTGGGAGCAGGTGGTGCTGCAGAACCGACGGGCGGAGCAGCTGGTTTTCCCCCTGAAGCAGGAGCGGGGGGGCGCTGCACCCATCGAGGAGGTGCTGACTGGTTGGAAGGTGGGTGCtgcggcgtggggaggggggctgcagcctggcacAGTGGGCAGGCCCTTTTGggagggctggtggcagaggaGTCTTCGGGCTTCTGAACACCAGGGGAGCCAGCCTTGCTCTGGACTGAGCTTCAGGCATCCAGCTgagagcctgggccgggggggggcagggccagcttgTACCTGTGCTCCCAGACTAGCTCAGCAGGACCATGGCAAGCCATGCAGCTTCCAGGGGAAGGCTGTGTCAGGCTgagccacgctgagccgacaccCCCACGGCCTGCCCCACATTGGCGCTGAAGCACCGCGCCCTGCAGCATGGCCAGGAATGCACGGGGAGACATGGCCCCCCAAGCTCTGTGAGcttgctctctgccccccagatCTGAACAGCCTCCTTCCTCTCAACCTTCCCAGGCCCAAAGGGATTCCAAGTGGTCCAGGGGCCTTGCTCAGGGAGGAcagggcagctcagagcccctgcagctcccttctctccctgctaCATTCCTGACCCCAGCCAGGTTCCTGACACCAGGTTCTCGGCGCTTGCTGAAGTGAGCGGGAGCTGCCTTGGtagcgtcccctgccccccagctctgcctccccacccccacccaacgGCCAGATTGCTGCTCTTTCCTTCAGGCTCCGTTTCTCATGTGCCTTTGCCGTTGGGACTGCGGCCAAGTGCCTCTCCTGCGACCCCAGGGCGCCGTGCACGGCTGCACCCGTGTGGCTAGCAGGCTCTGTAGCTGGGCCCGTCTTCTGGGGGCGCACAGTGCCTGCCTGCTCCACGTGCTGACAGGGCTGCAGCCCGGGCCTGGCTGGGGTCAGCCCCAGACCGGTGGTGAATTTTCACCAGAAGCCATAGTGCACGTGGCGGATACTTGCTGTTGTGCCCTCTTGGCCCAGCAGACTGGTCTCAGAGTCCCCACCCTGAGACCCCCACAGTGGGAAGGCCCAGGGCAGCTAATGGGGGGACGTCACAGTCCGCTTGTCTTGGTCGGTCTCACCCCGGGCTCCTTAGATCATCCCTAGTCCGCTGCCCCCGGAGCTATAGTGAAGTGGCCCCGTTCACGCTTGGGAGAGGCGCTAGCTGAGGCTGGGGGCACCCACATGGCTAGCAGCCCTCCCTGAGGTGGGGGGCTTGTGAGGGGGCTGCTGAGACTGGCCAGGGTGTCCCCTTTGCTACCTTTGGGCTCTCGGGGAATGGGcaatccctccctccctgtgggcctggcagggggtgggtgggataGCTCAGAGCCGGTGGCCGGGGGGGCCCAGTGAGATCTCCCCCCGCACGCCTAGCATGCGCTCACTCGCTGCCCTCCCTGTCCCAAAGGCCCGAACGCCGCTGGAGCAGGAGATCTTCAGTCTTCTCCACAAGACGCAGCAGCCGGTGACGGACCCGCTGCTGACGCCCCTAGAAGAGGCCTCGCTGCGGGCGATGAGCCTGGAGGAGGTGAGTGGGCTGTGCCCCTCGCCCCCCTGGGGTGCAGGCCCCCCTTGGAGCTGGCCATCACCCTGTGCTGTGCGTTGCAGGCTCAGCTGCGCCGTGCAGAGCTGCAGAAGGCCCGGGCCCTGCAGTCCTACTATGAGGCCAAGGCCCGGCGGGCGAAGAAGATCAAGAGCAAGAAGTAAGGAGCCAGGCAGGTGTTCgcctgtggggaggctggggggccagCTGGCAGCCTGGGATCCACTCCAGGTGCCCTGCCGGAGGTGGGGGGAGCGTGGCTAGTGAGGAGCTGGCGGCCTGAGTCACGGCGtgcctggggagggcagcccGGCTGGTGCCCTCATCCTCCCACTTTGCTCTTCCTGCGCAGGTACCACCGTGTGCTGCAGAAGGGCAGGAGCCGCAAGGCCCTGAAGGAGTTTGAGGAGCTGCGGAAGCTAGACCCCGAGGCTGCCCTCGGCAAGCTCGAGGAgatggagagaaagagaatggagGTGACGCCGCCCGGGgagcctccccccgccgcccggggagccctggctgatgcctctctctgcttcctccctccagGAGAGGATGAGCCTCAAGCACCAGAACAAGGGGAAATGGGCCCGCTCCAAGGCCATCATGGCCAAGTACGACTTGGAGGTGAGGAGCcgttgaggggaggggcagccgggggggctgctctgggcctggctGCCAGCGTGTCCCCGTCTCCCCACAGGCCCGCAAGGCCATGCAGGAGCAGCTGGCCAGGAACAAGGAGCTGACCCACAAGGTGCCCTTGGAGCCGGAGGGCGAAGAGGAGGGCGCCGTGGCCGAGGAAGGCCTCCTCCCGGACTCGGTCAACGACGTGCAGCCCAGCACAGAGGGGGCCAACCCTTGGAtgctggggaaacccagcagTGAAGCCAAGGGCTCTGGGACGCAGGAGGACCCCGGCGAGGACCCCGGCGAGCCTGCGGccccagaggaggctgggaaggaggaagaggaagtgtCGGAGGAAGAGCTCTTGTTACAAGAGTTCGAGCAAAGACGATGTGCGCGGcggcggcaggcagggagcccgggTCCTGGGGGTAAGCAGGTCGGAGACCAGGCTGGGCAggccagcagcaaggggaggggtcaCGTCGGAGGCTCCTGCCACCATCTGTCAGGAGGAGGTTGGGCTGGAGGAGGGGTTGCGGGAGCCCCCTGTTGTCGGGGTGACCCTGCATCTCCCCCATCGGGCGCCCTGGCGGCCCCGGGGCACGCTTCCCCAGGGCGGTCCTGCCTTCACCCGGTGCGCTCCTTAGGCGCTGGCGAAGCGGAGGAGACCCGTTCGTGTGTGGAGCTGCCGGCAAAGGTGCAGACGGGTCCTGGGGGGGACCTGCCTGCCCAGGAGCCCGAGGGGCCGCTGCTGTCGGAGCAGCTGGACAGGCGGCGCACGCTGGAGGAGATAGAAGCtttgggccaggaggagggggcggAAGAGCAGGAGCGGCCCTGGCCCCCCGGGACGCTGCAGGAGTCACAGGAAGAGGGCAGCCCTGGGGGCGGGCACACGGGCGGGAAGGCTACCAAAGAGAAGAGACTGATCAGCTTGCAGGCTGTCCTGGCCGGGGAGTCCCGTGCgatccagtgccctgccctgcctgtctCTGTGCTGGATGAGGTGAGCCGGGCTCCGTGCTGCCCACAGCCGTAAGAGGGCAGGAGCATGCCATGTGTGTGGGAGGCGGTAAGGGGGGGGGCTGATTTCCCAGCGGGTGCCCTGGGGGCTGatctccctgggggagggggccggcgggtgccctgggggctgatttccttggggggaggggtctggcggGTGCCTTGGGGGCAGATCTCTCGGGAGGGGGCCGGCGGGTGCCCTGGGGGCTGAtttccttggggggaggggtctggtggGTGCCCTGGGGGCAGATCTCTCGGGAGGGGGCCGGCGGGTGCCCTGGGGGCTGatctccctgggggagggggctggcgggtgccctgggggctgatttccttggggggaggggtctggcggGTGCCCTGGGGGCGGatctccctgggggagggggccggcgggggctgaTCTCCGTGTCTGGCAGGAAGAGGAGGCTGCCGACCAGAGGCTGGTGATCCAGGAGGCCTTTGCGGGGGACGACGTGGCTGCTGACTTCCTGCGGGAGAAGCGCAAGGCGGAGCAGGCGGGGAAGCCGCAGGCGGTGAACCTGGTCCTGCCCGGCTGGGGCGAGTGGGGTGGCAGAGGGCTACGGCCGAGCGCCAGGAAGAGGAAGCGGTACGTGAGGCCCGCTCAGGGCGCCCAGTGACTCGCCCCTCGCTGGGGCCCGCTGGCCTCATCTCTCCTTGTGTCTCAGGTTCCTCATCAAGCCGGCGCCGGGGCCACCACGGAGAGATCAGCACCTGCCCCACGTCATCATCAGCCAGCAGCGCAACACCCTGGCTGCAGCGCACCAGGTGAGGGGGCCTGCCTGCCCACGCCTGCTCCCTGCTCGGCCGGGCTAGGGAGGAGCTGTTCCGCACGGGTACGGACCAGTGGGTGCCCTGGGCTGGCTAGGAGCTCCATGGCGCCGGGGCTCTGGCCAGCAAGGAGGCTGTGGCCGGAATCGGTCTCCACCAGGACTAGCCGCACCAAACGTGGCCTTAGCTGCCAGTAGGGTGCCAGGGTTCCTAGCTGCAGCGGGCAGGggcaccccgggcaccctggcttccctgcagcagccagcgccccagctgggctctccacgGCTGTGGCAAGGCGCTGGGTTCTCACTCGCCCTAGTGCCGGGGTAGTGGGGGCCTGGAGTGAGGCGCCCGGCACTGGCCGTTCTCCCTCCAGTGTGGGTCTCTGGCAACCCCCTAGCAGCACCAGCCGTGCCCAGGGCAGTGCCGAGCTGTCTCTCCTCCGGCAGGTGAACGAGCTGCCTTTCCCCTTTGACCGCCGGCAGCAGTTTGAGCAGAGCGTCCGGGCGCCGGTGGGGCCCACGTGGAACACACAGCGAGCCTTCCAGAAGCTGACAGCCCCCCGCATCCTCACCCAGCCGGGCCACATCATCCAGCCCATCTCGGCCGAGGACGCCAGCCCCCAGCACGCCATGCCCGTCCGTGGAGGCAGCGCTGCCCTGCCGgccacaccccagcgctcccggcGCCACCAGCGCCCCCGCAAGGCAGCTCGCTAGGCCGGAGGGGCCACGCTGCCGGGGCAGCACAGAGACTGAGCGTGGCCGTGAAGCACGTGGCCAGGCTCTGGCGCGGCtaggagctgctgggggggagagctgCTGGAGCTAGGTGTGGGCAGAGGACACTGCCATGCTCCTGCCCGCACCGAGTGGGCTGCGTTTGTCTGGaagcggggctcctgcctcaataaatgccctggcccctccctgcagaCTCTGCGCCTTTCCCCCGGCCCTTCCAGGCAGGCAGCGCAGGGTGGAACCGCGCTTGGCTGCTGCCAGCCGGGGTGTCCCACCCAATGTCGGGGTGCTAATgttgctccctccttccccaagcgAGGGCCGGGCCTGGCTGTGCTAGCTGATGCCCACAGGCCCGGGAGGCTTTGTGGGCGGGAGCAGAGAATGGGTCCGTCCCTCCTGGCGAGGAAGGCAGCTCGGTGGGGATGAGGGAGAGTGGACGCGGGGTGGTCTGGCTCACGCGGTGGATTCAGGGCCAGCAGGCAGCGTGCACTTGGATACAGCGGCGTGGGAGTCTGGCAGCAGTGTTGGCCGttggtacaggagggggctgaaCTGCCCAAGATTTGGGGTGTGGCGGCTCTGGGCACGAGCGCCCCGGCAGCCAGTGCCCGGAAGAGCTAACAGGATCCTGGGCTGTACGAACAGGGACTCCGGCAGCAGCTGGGGGTTTTTTACCCCGGTATCGGGTGCTGGGGTGACCGCTGCTGGAATCCCAGGCCGGTGCTGGTTCCCCTAGTTCCAGGCGGGTGTCGGCCCGTTGGCGAGGGGCCAGAGAGGAGCCCCAGGAATGCAAACCTGCGCCAGCCTGAACCATTCATTCCCTTGGCGAAGCTGAAGTCTGGGGCGCAGGCACTCGGACCCGCCAAGGGGAACCGCTCCCAGCGGGCCGGCCGGCAGAGATGGGACGCTGAAGCCAGATCAGCCCGGCTGGAGATGACGTGCATGGAGCGAGCCATTAGCCCCTGGAACAGCTTCCCTGGGGCGCGGGGAGTCTCCACCGGTGCTGTTTTTTGAATCCTGCTTGGCTGCCTTTCTAACAGCTGCTCTGGCCCGGGGTGTgactctgggggggaggaggggcccagcctcctgctctcacccccccgctctgcattgttccacccctgcttccttcccagggcagggccatgggagGCAGCCCGGATCCGCGCGgcgctgggggcagaggctgcatgccgggggggctggagcgggcgaAGCGCAGAGCAGGCAGCCTTcacttcccgccctgcccccaccagcgcTCTGGGCTTTCCCCACAGCGCTCTGGGGCCTGAAAGCCcttggctctgctccagctctgtcctgccccaggtCGGGGCCGAGGGCGGACTCAGAACCCGCCGCCTCCGCGCCTCGGTAGCCCTGAGTCCAACAAGCACTGAGGCacgagcagcccctcccccggtccagcacctcccccccccccccccccgttctccccctgctcccgccttGTGGCTCCTCCCAGCTGGGCCTGTGGGAAAGCATTGATCAGAGCACCCTCCCCAGGCCTTAACCCACATCTCCAGGAAGGGGGGAGCTGGCCTGAGTCAGCCACGTGGCCAGCTGGGACCAGGTTTGCTGCTCTCCCTCTGCTGCGGCCAGAGGACCCACCCCCAGCTTCACACCGGGGCGGATCCCTGGGTGTTCACAGGGGTGGCGTGGCTGGGGCGGCAGGCCTGGTGTGCACATGTAAGCTATGCTGTGCCCCCATCTGCCACACACTGGCATGGGGCTCGTACGGGGCCGGGGGTTGCCCTGTGTGCACAGGTGGTGCACGTGGGGAATGATGCTGTGCACCAGTGTGAGGTGCacgggggaggtggctgtgcatcACAAACACATCTGGGGCGCAGCAGAGGCAGCTCTGCTTCCATAGGCTGCGCCCCAGGCTGACacctgctggggtggggctccTAGCACTGTACTGTGCggaagggggggctggctcctgcccctaccctgggctctggggagggcTCATTTGGACCCAGGTCTAACCCCTTGGGGTTCACACCTCTGCTGCCTTGAGACCCCCCCATGCTGCGTGTGGCACCCACACACTGCAGTGGCCTCCCCCTTTGTGGGGCTGCGTGCCTTCAACTCGTggggctcctgccccgggctcttCCTCTCTGATGCTAGAAAGCCTCCTCCATGTTTCCTGGTGGGTGAGCTCAACGAGCGACGCAGTCGAGTCTccctgcagcccggggcctgTCCCATCCCTCGGGTCCATTAAACCCAGAGATGGACACTGGGCTTTGCAGACAGCTGTCCTGACACAAGTGGCCGTAGAtgagacccggggggggggggggaaggggcgggtgTGGATCTGGGGAGTCTCAGTAAACTCAGCGAATAGCAGGGTAACAGAAACCGGCTTGGAGGCTGTTCCAGTGGTATCTGAAACCCAGTCGGGTTAGAGATGAATGGAGCTAAGTGTGGAAGAAACTGGGGTGAGAGATGAGATTTTATGCATAATCATCGATATTTCATTAGATCTGCTGGGGTTTCCTTTGGGACGTGGTCACACTCAAGGAAATGAAGAATAAACCTCGGCTCTGTTTGCTTATCTGCTTGGTAGCCTCTCACTGGAAATAATATCCCAGCCATTGGGGAAGGGTTCAGAAGCTCTTGGAGGTTGTGGTTCTGGCAAAATGACCAGAAAACCAGACAAAGATCAGCTACCTAGTCAGGTATTGAAAAACGTACTCAAAAGTATAGTCTGGGAGGGGAAAAACCAACATACCTGTCAAAAATTTTAATATTAACATTTCATAGACCTACTAGTCTGTTAAATGAGTCCGTAGAAAATCACTAGACATGACAAAGGTGCGGTAATTCTGCCCAATCTAACACGGTAACCTCGTTAAACAGAAAGATCTGGTCCCTGTATTCTTGTACAAtgtctttttaaagaaaagctaaCTATTGTAATGATCGCTGCGTTCATGATATTTACCTGGCAAAGACCTATACACTTGTTAAAGTTTCCTAAAAAAAATATTAGGCCTCCAAAACCAGGAGCTGGACTTGAAAATCCAGAGACTTCAAAAGAAAATCTATTTAGGCTCTTTTTCT from Pelodiscus sinensis isolate JC-2024 chromosome 13, ASM4963464v1, whole genome shotgun sequence harbors:
- the UTP14A gene encoding U3 small nucleolar RNA-associated protein 14 homolog A; its protein translation is MRSRAAAALVPAHVCWAGSLQLPRGPSPACVSAGPMAEEALFRSEHPVSASEDEGDGDEEKRHQQLLEAVSSLAGRKRRKLAERTEASVQVSEFNLSCEGAGERLVLPELLGSIRASSSLSTVKKQLNRVKQKKSVELPLSKEESERVVREAAYSKTSKAVAKWEQVVLQNRRAEQLVFPLKQERGGAAPIEEVLTGWKARTPLEQEIFSLLHKTQQPVTDPLLTPLEEASLRAMSLEEAQLRRAELQKARALQSYYEAKARRAKKIKSKKYHRVLQKGRSRKALKEFEELRKLDPEAALGKLEEMERKRMEERMSLKHQNKGKWARSKAIMAKYDLEARKAMQEQLARNKELTHKVPLEPEGEEEGAVAEEGLLPDSVNDVQPSTEGANPWMLGKPSSEAKGSGTQEDPGEDPGEPAAPEEAGKEEEEVSEEELLLQEFEQRRCARRRQAGSPGPGGAGEAEETRSCVELPAKVQTGPGGDLPAQEPEGPLLSEQLDRRRTLEEIEALGQEEGAEEQERPWPPGTLQESQEEGSPGGGHTGGKATKEKRLISLQAVLAGESRAIQCPALPVSVLDEEEEAADQRLVIQEAFAGDDVAADFLREKRKAEQAGKPQAVNLVLPGWGEWGGRGLRPSARKRKRFLIKPAPGPPRRDQHLPHVIISQQRNTLAAAHQVNELPFPFDRRQQFEQSVRAPVGPTWNTQRAFQKLTAPRILTQPGHIIQPISAEDASPQHAMPVRGGSAALPATPQRSRRHQRPRKAAR